From the Dermacentor variabilis isolate Ectoservices chromosome 5, ASM5094787v1, whole genome shotgun sequence genome, the window CGTTTActcgcttaacctaaagaacgccaacaccgaggtgcgagtgccactaaggaGACACCTGAGTCGAAATTTAGTGTCTCCTAACATTTTTATATGAGGTTAGCACGTGCAATGCCCTCTTCGCAGCCAGAAATTAGCACTGCACAACTGAGAatcgaaattatctgccagtgaACATCTTTCGCGTTGCAATGTCAGCTCCAGAAAACCAGCTTATAACCCCCGGTGTTTTGACGCACAATTCATAAGCGCATGTCTGTTCCCAGTGATTGACCAATAAAGCAAGGCACAATACGTGCATAAATATAGCTTGCAAAAGAACTGAATTTGGGCGATTTGGTAGATATACATTTTAAACAGCCGAGCGTACAAAAAGACAAAGAATGCCGGAAGTTCACAGGACACAGCGCTCAGAACAAAGTGCTTGCTTTTTAATTTCCTGCGCCCTGCGTCTTTTATGTGCACTGAAGTTTAACCATGAATATAGTTGGTCTGTCAGTTATGTCTAAGCACACAAACGTCTTAATATAGgaccgcgtgatcatcagcgattACACTATAAACGCACAACACCTCAATTGTAAAATCCTACGTGTTGCGTACGAGCTCGCCAAACACATGGAGGGTGTCCCGCATAACCGCTTACACACTTTAAAGCGGTTGCACGTAGGCTCTAAAGAACAGCATTTCAGGATAAAAATTAGCTATGGAAAGCTGACAGAAGTAGTCGATGTTATGCAAACGATGGAGGCAAGTCTGGAGTTGTTGAACTTGTTTAGTGTAGAAATTTGTAATGCGAAAATGGCACATGACCTTTGAAGCACCGCAGTGCTTCCATGTAATCTTGTCCCTCAAGCAAATGTTCGTCCATAGCATTGTTAATTTATTAATGCCACATATTTTCTACTTATTAATAGATAGTGTATCTAGTTTTATCTGCATCTCAGAGATTTTCGCAATTTTTTGTATCATTGTGTGCGCGTTAATTCTTGAGGGACATACATACATTGTCATGTattaaaaattgaatttttttccttttgcctTGCGCAGAACTCATGGACAACTTCACCAACCTGACGGATGGCTTCAACCACAGCCATCTAATTCCGCCGGCTGAACAGATCCCCATGTTGGTGAATCTTACCAATCGAGGTCCACCGATTGAGTTTGCCTTGCCGCTGCTGGGATATGCCATGCCAGCGCTCTTGGTGGTGACCATAATCGCCAACACATTTGTTGTGGTCGTACTGGCGCAGCGTCACATGCGGACACCCACAAATATTGTCCTGCTGGGAATGGCCGTCTGCGACATGATGACACTCCTTATTCCATCTCCATGGTTCTTCTACATTTACACCCTGGGGAACTACGCCACCGTGCTCGGTCCTTCGGCTACGTGCTACGCCTACAACAGCATGAACGAGGTGATCCCAAACGCGTTCCACACGGCCTCTGTCTGGCTGACGCTAGTGCTGGCTGGACAGCGATACTTCTACGTCTGCCACCCGACCACAGCAGTCACCTGGTGCACCGTGCCTCGCGTGCTGCGAACAGTGTGCTGGGTTGGCTTTGTCGCATTCGCACAccagctgccgcgcttcctcgacACGGTGTTCGTAGACGTCCGCTTCTATTGGCGCGGCGAAGTGCACTGGGGCTGCCAGATGCTGGTCGCTGAATGGGTCACGCAGATCTTCACTGCAAAGGCTTATTTCATCGCCTACTACGCCTTCAAGGTGATTTTCGTCAACATCGGGCCCTGCACCGTGCTCGTGGTGCTCAACATCCTGCTGTTTCGCGCCCTCAAGCGCGCTCAGGAGAAGCGCGCCAAGCTGCTCAAGGAGAACCGCAAGAGCGAGTGCAGGAAGCTGCGAGACAGCAACTGTACCACCATGATGCTCATCGTTGTGGTGACCGTGTTCCTGGCCGTCGAGATACCACTCGCCGTTACCATCGTGCTGCACGTACTGATAAACGCGTTCAGGGTGCAACTTGTCTCGTACTACGTTCTCAATATAACGCTGCTCTTCACCAACTTCTTCCTCATGCTGAGCTACCCAGTGAACTTCGCCATCTACTGTGGTATGAGCAAGCAATTTCGGAAGACGTTCAAGGATCTCTTCATTATGGGCACGTTCGTCAACAAGACCCAGGGTTCATCGCGTTACTCGCTGGTCAACGGACCCCGCACGGTGACGAATGAGACCATACTGTGAGATGAACGTCTGGCCATCCTCGATGTAACCGGAGAGTGCCGCGAAAGGGATTTGTTTTCGCGTGTCAGTGTAGGTTGGTGGATGTTGACTGAATGCCGCACATTATTTTACTTCGCTGAAAAGAAGCGTGGTCACCTATGTTGCTCCTTCAACGGCTGCGGTAACAGATGGGTGCTAACGACGAATTGCACAGTTCAGTTAAAATATATGTGTTTGATGCTTTTTTTCTTAAGCTGGCGGGAGAATGCTGTGGGTTTAAAGGCTTGATGTAAATAAAGTTTAAGTTCCAGCTGCAGTTTCAACAGAAACGAAGGCAGGACTACTTGTATCTGATCTCCTACGCTGCATCGTTTTTTTCCGTTTCCTCACATTCCCTATTATGAGCCCCACGGCCTCATGGCTTGTAACCACCTACAAGCTTTGAAATGGTAAAGGTTTCCCTATAAGATACCTAAACATTACATGGGTTCAATTAATGGCGAGCGTAAGGTACATAACTGTTCTTTTGAGCACTCTAAGCGTCATGCTCAATGCTGGACAATGCTTAAAATGTTATGCAACTGATGACGTTATTTTATGTGtgcaaaaataaattttgtagTTACCAGTGctagagagacagaaagagagctgttaTACGCTATTACTGAGATAAGAAAGCGTCATGTTCATActtctaaaaattaatcagcacaTTCTACAGGGAGCCATTCCTTAATATACGTAGAATAACCAACTATAACGCATTTCATCTTCAACCACGATGTGTCTGAACAGTGAAATCTAGTACTGATTTCATCATGCGCTCGTCCAGTACATATTCTCGAGCATGCTAAGATTGCCATCTCTGCTGCGGAAAAAAACAGAGCCacatttccgaaaaaaatataCTTTGAATTTCCGTGGCTGCCACCTTATAATGGTGCTTTAGCAGGGAACGCTGTTCACAGGTTAGGATTTGCAACCCTTCTTCTTAAGCGTTAAACCATATTTCGAATGTAACAATCTAAGGATTGTTCTACTCAACTGCGCAGCAGCTTTTTTAGTGTGCTGCTTACTACAATTGAAGGGCATAAAAGAGGATTTCACTTTTTAAGAGCAGCTGACCACAAAGAATATTGTCGACTTTCAGCCAGGAGTGGAGCTTTGAGACGTGCTCAACACGCTGTTCACTTGTTTCCTTCCAGAATCCTGGGCACTCAGGTATTCCTTTCAAAGAAGCTACTAGCACTTTAAGAGTACCAAGTTATCTATACCAGCGTGTAATTCCTATGCCACGCAAGGTAACCTGCGCGTTCGCTCAACTGTACAGAATTAAGCTGAGGACGATTCCCTCTTCGCTGAAACCAGGTGTTTTAGAGAAAAGGCATAAAACTCTGTCCTGTTAAGATGTAAATAAAACGTTCAACGCGCACACAAGTTCAGCTGGTCTAGCGAAAGAGGATGTCATATCATTGAACTCTTGTTAAAGTCTTGCTGGAAAAACCGCTTTACCGCAATCACACCCACCTGACTTCTGCACATTCTCCAGGACACCCGTAAAAGATCTATTATTTTTTACAGTTCTTGCTAAACATCAGCGTGTTGACTTCTCTGCCATGACAGCGGTTGTTTTTCTAGATACATGTGGTTTTTACACTGCGTGAAGCTGGTTACAAAGCAACAGTTCATGTTTCCTGAATTCTATGCTATAAAGTAAGCTGAACAAGTTCCAATGTCTGAAAGTAAAGAAATCACTCCATAGTTTGAATGCCCTGGCGCGAACATTTATTTCCCAAAGGAAGCACCAACTTGTCCTATAGCAGGTTGTCGGAAACTTGCTCGTGCTTGAGCTGACAGTTTGATCAACAGTAACGAAAATCCTAACTTTTTCTATGTCGTTAGAGCAGAAAAACTGATGTCCCTCCTCGCCCGCAAGCTTACACGTGAGCTAGGTATTGCTTTTACGTCATTAGCGCGGGTATACTACCATAAATGTCGCGCACTGGAAAGTGATAATTTCTCGTACTTTATAGGACAtctaatttttttaattagttcTTTAATACCTAAGCCTTCGATGACAAGTGCAAGCCGGCAGCTTTAACAGTCTGCGCTCATCTCATCATATTTAAGAGTAACACGATGGCTTTTCTTAAggcatattatttatttatacggCTGCCAAGTGAGTTTGCTTGCAGCTTCTGCTTCACAAAGATGCACTGACATCCAAAGCGGGAATACTATATCAATATCGGTTCCACGGCGGGTAACCTAGCGTCGATAACGGCAGGAGCTAATACGTTCTATCCAGTATCAACACTATGGGCAATGCTTGGAGCATTTCCAGTGATTCTAGTCATCCATCCGCACAAATCATGACGAGTATTGCGTTTCTGTGGACACTTACATTTCTTTCATAAGATCAAGCGGTCAGAGTTTAACTTTTTTGCCCCCATTCAAACCCGCGAAGCTTTCAGAACGGGCAGTGGCGCCTCAACTTTCTTCAAAAAGACTTCCCTAAACGTGTACACTCCGTCAATGTTTGTGCCCTACCAGTGTTGTCGCCGTGTATATTGTTAATGTGtctatgacagaaaaaaaaaacaagtctaCTTCTTGAAATGTCGGGAAATGCGCTTGTATCATACAATGGGAGCTGTAATGCAATGTAAGCATGACaaaaataaagcattgtttgttGATTCCTATGACTCCTTGTTCTGAAGCACTTTTCTTCCATTCTTGCTTTGTTATTGTTTGCTGGTAAATAAGAAACTTCTGTTACAAGCAGGCAATAATCTAGAAGATTAGCTATTAATTTTAATCTGATATTTGTTAATATTTTATCTTCAACAGGAGCGCGTTATTGGAAATACAGCACGACGGTCCCCTACTTTCTCTAAATATGACAAATTATTTATTCCTTACCTTTTATTAGCATCTCTACCTGTAGAAATTGTGTAATACTTGAAGTAAACAaaacttacacacacacacacacacacacacacacacacacacacacacacacacacacacacacacacacacatatatatatgtatatgtgtgtgtgtgtgtgtgtgtgtgtgtgtgtgtgtgtacttaaACAAACGGTGGTGAGAAAAATACCACATTGTCCGAAGTAATTCACGCATAAGCAATGCTTAATGATATCATCATAAGCTGGTTGGATGATATTGAGCATGATGCCGCAGACCACAAGAAAACATTTGTCACCATAGCGTACCATAATGTCATTAAACCGCAGACTTTTCACTGCGAGTAAGCCTGTCGCCTTTGTTAGAGGTCGTTAATGTGTTTGTCCCAGCCACCCTCGTCGTGAACGTGGGCCAGTTATCATTGATTTCTTTGGCCGTTATGGCTTCGCTTGAAGTGGTCATTCATAAATGATTTTATTGGTAAGAAAGTTTGCTGCGGTTGCTGATGCTGCACCCCACATTATCGCAAAAATTTACGCTAAGCAAGAACACGTCAGATCTTAAAGTCAAAAGGCTCGCTGCTGTCGGTACCATTTCTAATGGCAAATATGAGAAAGCGTGAAAGCTTCCAGGGCTCTTTACAAATACTGATATTTTCACGAGCGGGTGTTtgtgctcagcttgtggtttatTTGTTCCTTTAATGTTATAATTCAGCGCTGCGCTGAGACGGAGATTTCTAACTTACTGTTTCTCAAGATATCAGGCCATGTGTTGCGAAACACTGTGCAATAACTGCAAAGTTAGACTGAAGAGCCCTGCAAGGAAAGGGCGAGGTAAAGAGGCACAGGAGGCCGTGATTCCCACAATTTATTTGTCTCCAGAAAAACGTATAAAGTCTTTAGCCGAGACCACTTAAGAATGCGACATTAAGTTTAGTCAGCGAGAACGTTCTTCCTAGAGGTTCAGAAATCTCAGCTTTTAGTTCTCTCTATGCACAACTTCTAATTGCACGGGCACTTGTTGCGTAAGCTTAGCGAATGCACGTAATTACTGTAATTTTGGAGCACTCGGAGAGCGTCAACTTGAGTAGGCCCTTTCACCACCGCCATACGATCCCAATTAGGTAGACATTGTGCGGAGCCACTTGCCTACAAGAGCGAGTGCCCATGTTAAACAGCGAACAATGTCCGGATCATTCCAGCCTAATTTTCGACAATGAGCCTCGAGTGATACCGCGCAATTCCTAGTTGTTTTAAGCCAGACGCAATGTGAATCGCGCGAGCTAAGTGCTGTTTAGCGTTTCAAGTGCAAGTAGAGCATATCAGTTTTTAAAATAATGCGCGGAAGAAATGATCGTGAAAAATAAGAATACAAATGTTAGTTTTCATTTCATTATGGTGaaatacaaagcaaaaaaaaaaaaaaaacctatggaTGGGCAAGCTGACAATGCGAAGGTCGGACTTCATACCCTTACTCTACTGATCATGTAATCTGCCAATCAATAAAGCTTCGACTGGGGCTAGTTAGTACGGCATCGTTCTACTTGCAGCGCCAACTGTTTATGCGATGGACATGTGCGTCTGTCTCTTTATTGTCCTTCGTATAAACAGTTAGCGCAGCAAGCAGAAAGATCTGCAGATGTTGTATTACTAAGTGGCGAACTAAGCACCTATTTAATAATGGGTCTGATCTGTATGGGAATTATCTACTGGAGTAATCTTTACTTGACGGAGTATGAGAGGAACGCAAAAGTGTGCCAAAGTCTGGAAATTTCCCCCTTGGTGGTTTTTTACTATACGCGTGCATGTAACTCTGCTAGGTGTCACTGTAACATGGCTGAATGAAGACGAACCGTCAGCACCAGTTCCCATTAAAGCTGTTTACTGTAAAATAGATTAAGAAAAGAGAGTGGCATTTGAAGCAATAAATGCGGGTGAAGTAGAAATTTTCTTTGAAATAAATTTAATCTCCCCAACACAGATCCTTGTACTTCATTCACCTGTCGAGTAGGGGCGCGCAGAAACAGATTGAACGACGTCGTTTAACATACTTGCGACAATACCTGTCATAGCTCAGACGAATTTCTTGAGTATGTTTTTACTTAGAGCTCAAGAGCACTGCTTACCGACACGAGCTAAACGAACCTGAATTGTGCCTGGGACAAACGCTGCTGGCCACATTTACACAATGGCGATGCGCGCAGTCAGAGCCAACGCTTCATGAACGATGAGGTGGGGACTGCACAATGAGCTGGATAACTGCGACGCGTTAGTCGGGGCTATAGATCAGAAGCTTCATTACGGCTAATGAGCTACACGCCGGCGGCGGCTGGAGCTCGCGACGACGCGGAGCATGAGGGGGAGCCAGTTCGCATGGCAGTCAGATGGGAGGCACTGGGGCATCCGGCAAGACTGCTGCACCGGGTGGAACTCGAGGTGCGCCGAGCTGCGCTAAAGTTGGCTGGCTACGTAGGGAGTTGCCCGGACGACCGGAGGCACGTTCAGACTGGAAAGTTCGCACGTCTGCTGTGCCCATGCACTCGCAATGTGCAATGAAGGGCACACAGGAACGACGGCCGGAAGTCAGCACAGTAGCTCGAGCAGCTCGTTTCGGACAGGCACCCCTCTATTCGCGAAGTTACACGCGTGACTTTGAACGGGTAGACTGACGTCCCGAGCAAATGGGAGGCCACAGTCGATTGCAGTGGGCGACCATTCTTAACGTGTTTTCCAGCGCCTGCTAAGAAGTTCTCTGCCGGGCGCCTGCTCAAACACAGCCAGACGTCAAGACACTGTGCACCTAATCAATGTTAGTCGTTCGATTTCGATAACGCACAATCTATGCCACACAGAATATTTTTTTAACAGCGCGACGCAGGACGATATAAGGAGGCACAGGAGAGCGCTCTGTTTTGTGACACTTTCCGTCGGCCTGTTTCGCGCTGTTAAAAAAATATGCTGTGACATAATGTACCAAACCTCCCAAAAGAACACGCTGCTAAAAGCTGTAATTGTGGCCTCAGCGCtgagacaaaaataaaagcagaaagaaaatgaaaaaaaaaacattgccagTATAAGCTTATGCTGAATTACCTGTCATAGCACTGCCAAAACAAAAATGTCTCACTAAAAAAAAGTGACGCGCCTTTGTTTTATCTAAACGCCAGAGAGTTGGTTGAAGAAACATTAGCGTCGCAAAAACGAATTCCTTCCCTCGGCCCTAATCAAACTGCAGACATGCTGCCATAGACACTCAACTAATTGTCCCCACACTTATGCGAGGATAATTTTCTAATAGGCTCTCTAACGACTTCATTTCTATTGCGCTTTGACAGGCAGAGATAATGACGTCACATACATGATCAGCACCTGGTATGAATGTGCAATTATCAGTGCAGGTGCATGGCGGATGCTGCTACCATGCTTCGATAAAATCTAATGTGCACGCAAGCCCACGGTGCTTTCGGAAATGAGACAAATAGTGCCTCGACAAACGGTGAAATCGAGCCC encodes:
- the SPR gene encoding G protein-coupled sex peptide receptor isoform X2, with the protein product MTKVDEDIIMDYESELMDNFTNLTDGFNHSHLIPPAEQIPMLVNLTNRGPPIEFALPLLGYAMPALLVVTIIANTFVVVVLAQRHMRTPTNIVLLGMAVCDMMTLLIPSPWFFYIYTLGNYATVLGPSATCYAYNSMNEVIPNAFHTASVWLTLVLAGQRYFYVCHPTTAVTWCTVPRVLRTVCWVGFVAFAHQLPRFLDTVFVDVRFYWRGEVHWGCQMLVAEWVTQIFTAKAYFIAYYAFKVIFVNIGPCTVLVVLNILLFRALKRAQEKRAKLLKENRKSECRKLRDSNCTTMMLIVVVTVFLAVEIPLAVTIVLHVLINAFRVQLVSYYVLNITLLFTNFFLMLSYPVNFAIYCGMSKQFRKTFKDLFIMGTFVNKTQGSSRYSLVNGPRTVTNETIL